The proteins below come from a single Fusobacterium nucleatum genomic window:
- the hutI gene encoding imidazolonepropionase, which produces MTYILLKNCRELLTVEENAKDLIGLKKNTSLLIENERIKKIGTYKELKKEIPLKNFQEIDCSDKVVMPGYVDCHTHLIFGESRVDEYVASFTMTKNEIKNKIARTGIEASIFSTRNATDEELINSSLLKLNRMLKHGTTTVEIKSGYGIDKETEIRLLKLINILKEKTFQTILSTYLGAHYFDIKMGKEKYIDFMINEVMPIIKKENLAQFCDIWCDEGYYDAKDCYKILKAGLENNMLPTLHTECYSAIGGAKVAAELKAANVGHLNYVSLEDIKLLKEANVVGVLIPTTDFSVNHKKPFDPKPMLDKGMTMAIATNLNPGNWVEDMNISMILACRNHKMTENEAIRATTLGGAKALKIEKDYGSLEVGKFADIQIRNSDNYKNVVYKFGVNEVEHVIKRGKIIF; this is translated from the coding sequence ATGACTTATATACTTCTAAAAAATTGTAGAGAATTACTAACTGTTGAAGAAAATGCAAAGGATTTAATAGGTTTAAAAAAAAATACTTCCCTATTAATTGAAAATGAAAGAATAAAAAAAATTGGAACTTATAAAGAATTAAAAAAAGAAATTCCTTTAAAAAATTTTCAAGAAATTGACTGTTCTGATAAAGTCGTTATGCCTGGATATGTAGATTGTCATACACATCTTATTTTTGGTGAAAGCAGAGTAGATGAATATGTTGCTTCTTTTACTATGACTAAGAATGAAATTAAAAATAAGATTGCTAGAACTGGAATAGAAGCTTCTATATTTTCAACTAGAAATGCAACTGATGAAGAACTTATAAATTCTTCTTTATTAAAACTAAATAGAATGTTAAAACATGGAACAACTACTGTTGAAATTAAATCTGGTTATGGTATTGATAAAGAAACTGAAATTAGACTTTTAAAATTAATAAACATTTTAAAAGAAAAAACTTTCCAAACCATATTAAGTACATATTTAGGAGCACATTATTTTGATATTAAAATGGGAAAAGAAAAATATATAGATTTTATGATTAATGAAGTTATGCCTATAATAAAAAAAGAAAATCTTGCTCAATTTTGTGATATCTGGTGTGATGAAGGTTATTATGATGCTAAAGATTGTTATAAAATTCTAAAAGCTGGTTTAGAAAATAATATGCTTCCAACATTACATACAGAATGTTATTCAGCAATAGGTGGTGCTAAGGTTGCAGCTGAATTAAAAGCTGCAAATGTTGGACATCTAAATTATGTAAGTTTAGAAGATATAAAATTGTTAAAAGAAGCAAATGTTGTTGGAGTTTTAATTCCAACTACTGACTTTTCTGTTAATCATAAGAAACCTTTTGATCCTAAACCTATGTTAGACAAAGGAATGACAATGGCAATTGCTACTAACTTAAATCCTGGAAATTGGGTAGAGGATATGAATATTTCAATGATATTAGCTTGTAGAAATCATAAAATGACAGAAAATGAAGCTATTAGAGCTACAACACTTGGAGGAGCTAAAGCATTAAAAATAGAAAAAGACTATGGTTCATTAGAGGTTGGAAAATTTGCTGATATACAAATTAGAAACTCTGATAACTACAAAAATGTAGTTTATAAATTTGGAGTAAATGAAGTAGAGCATGTTATAAAAAGAGGTAAAATTATCTTTTAA
- a CDS encoding cyclodeaminase/cyclohydrolase family protein: MDYKKIFDLILDENDFTVGGGSSSAIVGAMACGLMGMVANLSKGKDYGYSDKEYDNIIKELNKAKANFLQGAVDDNKAYMLIVNAYKLPKSSEEKKEIRRKAIQNAGIEAAKVPLSNALLNKKVNEIGKKLLEKSNPACITDLQAGVDLSHIGINMGKSNVKANLPLIKDEKIVKNFKKEIENL, from the coding sequence ATGGATTATAAAAAAATTTTTGATTTAATATTAGATGAAAATGATTTTACAGTTGGAGGTGGCTCATCTTCAGCTATAGTTGGAGCTATGGCTTGTGGACTAATGGGAATGGTTGCTAATCTTTCTAAAGGAAAAGATTATGGCTATTCTGATAAAGAATACGATAATATAATTAAAGAATTAAATAAGGCAAAAGCTAATTTTTTACAAGGAGCAGTTGATGATAATAAGGCATATATGTTAATTGTTAATGCTTATAAATTACCAAAATCCTCTGAAGAAAAAAAAGAAATTAGAAGGAAAGCTATCCAAAATGCTGGTATTGAAGCTGCAAAAGTTCCTCTTTCAAATGCTTTATTAAACAAAAAAGTAAATGAAATTGGTAAAAAATTATTAGAAAAATCAAATCCAGCCTGTATAACTGATTTACAAGCTGGTGTAGATTTATCTCATATTGGAATAAATATGGGAAAATCAAATGTAAAAGCTAACCTACCTCTTATAAAAGATGAAAAAATAGTAAAAAATTTTAAAAAAGAAATAGAAAATCTATAA
- the ilvA gene encoding threonine ammonia-lyase, whose product MSKIQNFITAREKLSKVLLKTSLIHSPIFSKESGNEVFIKPENLQKTGSFKIRGAYNKITNLSDEEKKKGVIASSAGNHAQGVAYGAKESGIKAVIVMPKSTPLIKVESTKQYGAEVILHGDVYDDAFKKAKELEEKKGYVFVHPFDDKDVIYGQGTITLEILEELPETDIILVPIGGGGLISGIACAAKILKPEIKIIGVEPDGAASAYEAIKEDKVIELKEANTIADGTAVKKIGNTTFEYIKKYVDEIITVSDYELMEAFLLLVEKHKIIAENSGILSLAALKKLKEKNKKVVSVVSGGNIDVLMISSMINKGLIRRDRIFNFTVNIPDKPGELAKVVDLIAEQGANVVKLEHNQFKNLSRFKDIELQIIVETNGSEHIQKLIQAFEKKGYEIVRVKSKIN is encoded by the coding sequence ATGAGTAAGATACAAAATTTTATAACTGCTAGGGAAAAATTATCAAAAGTACTTTTAAAAACAAGTTTGATTCACAGCCCTATATTTTCAAAAGAATCTGGGAATGAAGTATTTATTAAGCCAGAAAATTTACAAAAGACAGGTTCTTTTAAAATAAGGGGAGCATACAATAAAATTACTAATTTAAGTGATGAAGAAAAGAAAAAAGGTGTTATTGCTTCATCTGCTGGAAACCACGCTCAAGGAGTTGCCTATGGTGCCAAAGAATCTGGAATAAAAGCAGTTATTGTAATGCCTAAATCTACACCTCTTATAAAAGTTGAATCAACTAAACAATATGGTGCAGAAGTAATTCTACATGGTGATGTTTATGATGATGCTTTTAAAAAGGCTAAAGAATTAGAAGAAAAAAAAGGCTATGTATTTGTACATCCTTTTGATGATAAAGATGTTATATATGGGCAAGGAACAATAACTTTAGAAATTTTAGAAGAACTTCCAGAAACTGATATAATTCTTGTACCTATTGGTGGTGGAGGTTTAATTTCTGGTATAGCTTGTGCTGCAAAAATATTAAAACCTGAAATAAAAATTATTGGTGTTGAACCAGATGGGGCTGCTTCGGCTTATGAAGCCATAAAAGAAGATAAAGTTATTGAGCTTAAAGAGGCAAATACCATAGCTGATGGAACTGCTGTAAAAAAAATTGGTAACACAACTTTTGAATATATAAAAAAATATGTTGATGAGATTATAACAGTATCAGATTATGAATTGATGGAAGCATTCCTATTATTAGTTGAAAAACATAAAATTATTGCAGAAAATTCAGGTATTTTATCTCTAGCAGCTTTAAAGAAACTTAAGGAAAAAAATAAAAAAGTAGTATCTGTTGTAAGTGGTGGAAATATAGATGTTTTAATGATTTCTTCTATGATAAATAAAGGGCTTATCAGAAGAGATAGGATTTTTAATTTTACAGTTAATATTCCTGATAAACCAGGTGAATTAGCAAAAGTTGTGGATTTAATAGCAGAACAAGGAGCTAATGTTGTAAAACTTGAACATAACCAATTTAAAAATCTATCAAGATTTAAAGATATAGAATTACAAATTATTGTTGAAACAAATGGAAGTGAACATATACAAAAATTAATTCAGGCTTTTGAAAAAAAAGGTTATGAAATAGTAAGAGTCAAATCTAAAATAAATTAA
- the hutH gene encoding histidine ammonia-lyase, protein MQKIIEINGSNLTIEDVVAVARYGIKVKLDEKQKDKILESRKYVEDALFNKIPIYGINTGFGKFENIPISEEELELLQKNLIYSDACGVGEAFDTEVVRAMMLLRANAISKGYSGVMIETVECLLNMLNAGVHPIVRSKGSVGSSGDLCPLAHMVLPMMGEGEAEYKGEILSGKEAMKKAGISIITLRAKEGLALINGTQAMMGNAVLAVYDTENLLKQADIIASLTIDSLGGITDAFDERIHLIRPHKGQIDSAENLRNLLKDSKRTTRQGEKRMQDAYSLRCTPQVHGASRLAFDYVKQTVETEINSVTDNPLIFPGENGACISGGNFHGQPIAIAMDTLGILVSEIANISERRVEKMVNPALSHGLPAFLVKNGGINDGFMIPQYVAAALVSENKVLAHPASVDSIPTSANQEDHVSMGTIGARKARTIVDHAQHVLSIELLCAAQAADFGNPQILGIGSKEAYRTLREKVDFMENDVIFYPLMDKSFEIIKNAILLANVEKIIGTLK, encoded by the coding sequence ATGCAAAAAATAATAGAAATAAATGGAAGTAATTTAACAATTGAAGATGTGGTTGCAGTTGCAAGATATGGAATTAAAGTAAAATTAGATGAAAAACAAAAAGATAAAATTTTAGAATCAAGAAAATATGTTGAGGATGCTCTTTTTAACAAAATACCTATTTATGGTATTAATACAGGTTTTGGAAAATTTGAAAATATTCCTATTTCTGAGGAAGAATTGGAATTATTACAAAAAAATTTAATTTATTCTGATGCTTGTGGAGTAGGTGAAGCCTTTGATACAGAAGTTGTAAGAGCTATGATGTTACTTAGAGCAAATGCTATAAGTAAAGGTTATTCAGGTGTTATGATTGAAACAGTAGAATGTTTATTAAATATGTTGAATGCTGGGGTACATCCCATAGTGAGATCAAAAGGTTCTGTTGGTTCATCTGGTGATTTATGTCCTTTAGCACATATGGTTTTACCTATGATGGGAGAAGGTGAAGCTGAATATAAAGGAGAAATTCTTTCTGGGAAAGAAGCTATGAAAAAAGCGGGTATTTCTATTATAACTTTAAGAGCAAAAGAAGGTTTAGCTCTTATAAATGGAACTCAAGCAATGATGGGAAATGCTGTTTTAGCTGTTTATGACACAGAAAATTTATTAAAGCAAGCTGATATTATAGCTTCTCTTACAATAGATTCTTTAGGTGGAATAACTGATGCTTTTGATGAAAGAATACATTTAATAAGACCTCATAAAGGACAAATAGATTCGGCTGAAAATCTTAGAAATTTATTAAAAGATTCTAAAAGAACAACAAGACAAGGTGAAAAAAGAATGCAAGATGCTTATTCTTTAAGGTGTACTCCACAGGTTCATGGTGCTTCAAGATTAGCCTTTGACTATGTTAAACAAACTGTTGAAACAGAAATTAATTCAGTTACAGATAATCCACTAATTTTCCCAGGAGAAAATGGTGCTTGTATTTCAGGAGGAAACTTTCATGGACAACCAATTGCAATAGCTATGGATACACTTGGAATTTTAGTCTCTGAAATTGCTAATATTTCTGAAAGAAGAGTTGAAAAAATGGTAAATCCTGCTTTATCACACGGTTTACCTGCATTTTTAGTAAAAAATGGTGGAATAAATGACGGCTTTATGATACCTCAATATGTTGCAGCTGCCTTAGTTTCAGAAAATAAAGTTTTAGCTCACCCAGCTTCTGTTGATTCTATTCCTACATCAGCTAATCAAGAAGATCATGTTAGCATGGGAACAATAGGAGCTAGAAAAGCAAGAACAATAGTTGATCATGCTCAACATGTATTGAGTATTGAGCTTTTATGTGCAGCACAGGCAGCAGATTTTGGAAATCCACAAATTTTAGGAATTGGTAGCAAAGAAGCATATAGAACCCTTAGAGAAAAAGTAGATTTTATGGAAAATGATGTTATTTTTTATCCTCTTATGGATAAATCATTTGAAATTATAAAAAATGCAATATTATTAGCTAATGTTGAAAAAATAATAGGAACATTAAAATAG
- the ftcD gene encoding glutamate formimidoyltransferase, with product MDKVLMAEVNISEGKDNKLIEKVKNSFTDEKNIEIIDIDSNVDHNRTVFTYKGEPNAVLNATKKLAKCAIDLIDMRNHKGSHPRMGAVDVVPFIPVKNVTTEEAVEIAKEFGKYLGEQGVPVYFYEDAQEKEYRKTLPSIRKGQYEALEEKMKDPKWIPDEGPKEFNPKSGGTVTGARFPLVAFNINLDTYNLEIGKKIVKAVRAATGGYSCIRAIALELEEKKQIQVSMNMINYEKTPIHRVFETIKSEANRYNTNIVDTELVGPVPIYALRDILDFYLKISENFSLEQIYF from the coding sequence ATGGATAAAGTATTAATGGCAGAAGTGAATATTAGTGAAGGAAAAGATAATAAACTAATTGAAAAAGTAAAAAATTCATTTACAGATGAAAAAAATATAGAAATAATTGATATAGATTCTAATGTTGATCACAATAGAACTGTTTTTACTTATAAAGGAGAACCTAATGCAGTGCTAAATGCTACTAAAAAATTAGCTAAATGTGCTATTGATTTAATAGATATGAGAAATCATAAAGGTTCTCATCCTAGAATGGGGGCTGTAGATGTAGTTCCTTTTATTCCAGTTAAAAATGTAACAACAGAAGAAGCTGTTGAAATTGCAAAAGAATTTGGAAAATATTTAGGTGAACAAGGAGTTCCTGTATATTTTTATGAAGATGCACAAGAAAAAGAATATAGAAAGACTCTACCTAGCATAAGAAAAGGACAATATGAAGCCTTAGAAGAAAAAATGAAAGATCCAAAATGGATTCCAGATGAAGGACCAAAAGAATTTAATCCTAAATCTGGTGGAACAGTTACAGGGGCAAGATTTCCATTAGTTGCTTTTAATATTAATTTAGATACATATAATCTTGAAATTGGTAAAAAAATTGTAAAAGCTGTTAGAGCAGCCACTGGTGGATATTCATGTATTAGAGCAATAGCTTTAGAACTTGAAGAAAAAAAACAAATTCAAGTTTCAATGAATATGATAAATTATGAAAAAACTCCTATACATAGAGTTTTTGAAACTATTAAATCTGAAGCTAATAGATATAATACAAATATAGTTGACACTGAATTAGTCGGTCCTGTTCCTATATATGCTTTAAGAGATATATTGGATTTCTATTTAAAAATTTCTGAAAACTTCTCTTTAGAACAAATATACTTTTAA
- a CDS encoding S-methyl-5-thioribose-1-phosphate isomerase, which produces MQRMDEGLAFLLQYENVAWYQDGKVKILDRRVYPREVKFVICTNYLEVRQAIADMVTQSAGPYTAAGMGMALAAYQSKKLNKEEQIKFLEKASYDISTARPTTVNRMKLVTESCLGVAKQAIAKNKSSVEAIFQRTYDSLERRYRRMSLVAKNLVSLFPNKGKVLTQCFGETIVGCMGREIKNKNKDIEFFCPETRPYLQGARLTASVLKEQGFKTTVITDNMVAWTMSQKDIDLFTSAADTICMDGYIVNKVGTLQIAILCKHFGIPYFVTGIPDVDKLKKDIIIEERNPNEVLEFNNLKNTLNGVEAYYPAFDITPPYLINGVVTDKKIFSPYNLDEYFKDEVEQYY; this is translated from the coding sequence ATGCAAAGAATGGATGAAGGATTGGCTTTTTTATTACAGTATGAAAATGTAGCTTGGTATCAAGATGGTAAAGTTAAAATATTAGATAGAAGAGTATATCCAAGGGAGGTTAAATTTGTAATTTGTACTAATTATTTAGAGGTTAGACAAGCTATTGCTGATATGGTAACTCAAAGTGCAGGACCTTATACAGCTGCTGGTATGGGAATGGCTTTAGCAGCATATCAATCAAAAAAATTAAATAAAGAAGAACAAATTAAATTTTTAGAAAAGGCTTCTTATGATATTTCAACAGCAAGACCAACAACTGTTAATAGAATGAAATTGGTTACGGAGTCTTGTCTAGGGGTAGCAAAACAAGCTATTGCTAAAAATAAAAGTTCAGTAGAGGCTATTTTTCAAAGAACTTATGATTCTTTGGAAAGGCGTTATAGAAGGATGAGTCTTGTTGCAAAAAATTTAGTAAGTTTATTTCCCAATAAAGGAAAAGTTTTAACACAGTGTTTTGGAGAAACTATTGTAGGTTGTATGGGTAGAGAGATAAAAAATAAAAATAAAGATATTGAATTTTTTTGTCCAGAAACTAGACCTTATTTGCAGGGGGCTAGATTAACTGCTAGTGTTTTAAAAGAACAAGGATTTAAAACCACTGTTATAACTGATAATATGGTTGCTTGGACAATGTCACAAAAAGATATAGATTTATTTACATCAGCAGCTGATACTATATGTATGGATGGATATATTGTCAATAAAGTAGGAACTTTACAAATTGCTATTCTTTGTAAACATTTTGGTATTCCATATTTTGTTACAGGTATACCAGATGTTGATAAATTAAAAAAAGATATTATTATAGAAGAAAGAAATCCAAACGAAGTTCTTGAATTTAATAATTTAAAAAATACTTTAAATGGAGTTGAAGCTTATTATCCAGCTTTTGATATTACTCCTCCATATCTTATAAATGGAGTTGTTACTGATAAAAAAATTTTTTCTCCTTATAATTTAGATGAATATTTTAAAGATGAAGTAGAACAATATTATTAA
- the mtnK gene encoding S-methyl-5-thioribose kinase, protein MKYQEHFLLDCDEVISYVKEKNLFLENDDLTVKEIGDGNINYIFKVENKIDGKSIVLKQADKLLRSSGRPLDLARSKIEANILRIENNLAPHFVSEIYFYDEIMCVLAMEDISEYKNLRTELVAGKIFPNFADNISEFLSRTLLLTTDLFMDKFEKKKNVKEFINPELCDISECLVFTEPYDNNKNRNIITTGNEEFVENMLYKNEDLHFAILKLREKFMNYSQSLIHGDLHSGSIFINEKGIKIIDPEFSFYGPMAYDIGNVIGNLYFPLYRAKFFMEDSKKKEEFINWLEKCILDIPILFSKKCKLLWEKYSDDKLLKNRKFRDYYIENIVKDSLAYAGTEIIRRTVGDAKVLELTNLETSEKKLELEKELISKAISMIMKN, encoded by the coding sequence ATGAAATATCAAGAACATTTTTTACTAGATTGTGATGAAGTTATTTCTTATGTAAAAGAAAAAAATCTTTTTTTAGAAAATGATGATTTAACTGTTAAAGAAATTGGAGATGGCAATATAAATTATATTTTTAAAGTAGAAAATAAAATTGATGGGAAATCTATTGTTCTAAAACAAGCAGATAAATTACTTCGTTCTTCTGGCAGACCTTTAGATTTGGCAAGAAGTAAAATTGAAGCAAATATTTTAAGAATTGAGAATAATTTAGCTCCTCATTTTGTCTCCGAAATATATTTTTATGATGAAATTATGTGTGTATTGGCAATGGAAGATATTTCAGAATATAAAAATTTGAGAACAGAGCTTGTAGCAGGAAAAATATTTCCAAACTTTGCAGATAATATTTCAGAATTTTTAAGCAGAACTTTACTTTTGACAACAGATTTATTTATGGATAAGTTTGAAAAAAAGAAAAATGTAAAAGAATTTATTAATCCTGAATTATGTGATATTAGCGAATGTTTAGTTTTTACAGAACCATATGATAATAATAAAAATAGAAATATTATAACTACTGGAAATGAAGAATTTGTAGAAAATATGTTATATAAAAATGAAGATTTACATTTTGCTATTTTAAAGTTAAGAGAAAAATTTATGAACTATTCTCAATCTTTAATACACGGGGATTTACATTCTGGCTCAATTTTTATAAATGAAAAAGGAATAAAAATTATAGATCCAGAGTTTTCATTCTATGGGCCAATGGCTTATGATATTGGAAATGTAATAGGAAATTTATATTTTCCTTTATATAGAGCTAAATTTTTTATGGAAGATAGTAAGAAGAAAGAAGAATTTATAAATTGGTTAGAAAAATGTATTCTTGATATTCCTATCTTATTTTCTAAAAAATGTAAACTGTTATGGGAAAAATATTCAGATGATAAATTGCTTAAAAATAGAAAGTTTAGAGATTATTATATTGAAAATATTGTAAAAGATTCTTTAGCTTATGCAGGAACAGAGATAATACGGAGAACAGTTGGAGATGCAAAAGTTTTAGAGCTTACTAATCTGGAAACTTCTGAAAAAAAATTAGAATTGGAAAAGGAACTTATTAGTAAAGCTATATCAATGATAATGAAAAATTAA
- a CDS encoding Na+/H+ antiporter family protein — MVLFNPIVISVFVLTILCLFKLPVLAALLLSALTAGLAGGFNLTETMTTFIGGMGGNANTALSYILLGALAYTINKTGAADILAKKISRLVKGNKFVLALIIVLVSIASGTIIPVHIAFIPILIPPLLAMMNQMKMDRRMLAICFGFGLKAPYITIPVAYGAIFQGIVRDSVNDAGLSIGLDLVWKTTWMAGLAMLFGLVCGLIYYSKNREYKIDDNCMDNFSNDSEEIIIESKHWLTLGAGIIALVVQLITGLLPLGAIAALIFLVLVRVVKWKEIQEILEGGIKLMGFIAFVMLIASGYATVIRATGAVDQLVESAFNMLGGSKLAGSSIMILLGLLITMGIGTSFGTVPVIAAIYVPLSIKLGFSPAAIVFMIAVAAALGDAGSPASDTTLGPTAGLNADGQHDHIWDTCVPQFICYDIPLMIVGIICPLFI, encoded by the coding sequence ATGGTACTTTTTAATCCAATTGTAATATCAGTTTTTGTTTTAACCATATTATGTTTATTCAAATTACCAGTTCTTGCAGCTCTTTTATTATCAGCTCTTACAGCAGGACTAGCTGGAGGTTTTAATCTTACAGAAACCATGACTACATTTATTGGTGGAATGGGAGGAAATGCTAACACAGCTCTTAGTTATATTTTACTTGGTGCTTTAGCATATACTATAAATAAAACTGGTGCAGCAGACATTTTAGCAAAAAAAATTTCAAGACTTGTAAAAGGAAATAAATTTGTTTTAGCTTTAATTATTGTTTTAGTTTCTATAGCATCAGGAACTATTATTCCTGTACATATAGCATTTATTCCTATATTAATCCCACCTCTTTTAGCAATGATGAATCAAATGAAGATGGATAGAAGAATGTTAGCAATATGCTTTGGTTTTGGTTTAAAGGCTCCATATATAACTATCCCTGTAGCTTATGGTGCAATATTTCAAGGAATAGTTAGAGATTCAGTAAATGATGCTGGATTAAGTATAGGTTTAGATCTTGTTTGGAAAACAACTTGGATGGCAGGGCTTGCTATGTTATTTGGTTTAGTTTGTGGCTTAATATATTATTCAAAAAACAGAGAATATAAAATAGATGACAATTGTATGGATAATTTTTCCAATGATTCTGAGGAAATAATTATTGAGTCTAAGCATTGGCTAACACTTGGAGCAGGTATTATAGCATTAGTTGTACAATTAATAACTGGTTTACTTCCACTTGGTGCAATAGCTGCTCTAATATTTTTAGTACTTGTAAGAGTTGTTAAATGGAAAGAAATTCAAGAAATTTTGGAGGGTGGTATCAAATTAATGGGCTTTATAGCTTTTGTAATGTTAATTGCTTCTGGTTATGCTACTGTTATTAGAGCAACGGGAGCTGTTGATCAATTAGTTGAAAGTGCATTTAATATGCTAGGTGGTTCAAAATTAGCTGGTTCTTCTATAATGATTTTATTGGGACTTCTTATAACAATGGGAATAGGTACATCTTTTGGTACAGTTCCTGTTATTGCTGCTATTTATGTACCTCTTTCTATAAAACTTGGCTTTTCTCCAGCTGCAATAGTATTTATGATAGCAGTTGCTGCTGCTCTAGGCGATGCAGGTTCTCCAGCTTCTGATACTACTTTAGGTCCAACAGCAGGACTAAATGCAGATGGTCAACATGATCATATTTGGGATACTTGTGTTCCTCAATTTATATGTTATGATATTCCTCTTATGATAGTAGGAATTATTTGTCCATTATTTATATGA